TTATACTTTTTGCGTGTGTCTTTTACCGCCATCACTTTTTTACTATCGATGGAACGGTAACCATAATCGTAACAGTAATAATATCGCTCCTTTTTATCGGGATAAAATAGCTCCGTGAAGTATTCAAATTGAAATCCCATTTCAGACAGGTCTTTTCTTTCAATTACCAACACCTTATTTTCAAGACCCGACAAAAGTTCTTCCAGGATCTGCCTGTTTTTGCGTAATATTTTATTGATATTTCGTATAGCTGGAATTGAATAATTGTACAACCGGTTGTTAAAGTTGTTCCGGCATGAATCATTACAAAACTTCTTGTCTATACGACCTTTAATTGGCTTGTTACAAGCCAGACAGTTTTTAGTAGTCATAATCTAACTTTATTTTAAAGCCGATTAGCAGCCTTTACGAGACGTAGAATATTCCGGTGTGTATATAATGCTTGCAGTTCGCTCATATTTTCGGGGTATGTGCCGGCAAAACAAATGGATGCCTCCAGCCAATTATCTAATTCCCGGATGATATAAACCATGGAAAACTGTTCAAAGAAGCCGGCAATTACTTGGGTAGGGTTGGAAATCTGATCCTGGTTAAGAAGTCTGGGCTTATCAGCTTCGTTAAGTTGCATTTTTACACCTGCCTTTTCCCTATCCCGAGAGTAAATAACAAATAGCGCTTCCACCAATATCTGCAATTGTTCCTGTAATAAAAATAATTGTCTACGCAGCTCTCCTTCGTCATAGAGACCTGTATCAGCCGATAGTGCAACTAATAACCAATTTTGTAATTGATCCCGCAGAAAACCCAAAGACTCATTTTTGAAAACTTCATTTATTTCATACAGAGGATCAGTATCAACATGTTCAATAAGTTGCGTTGACTTATTAAATACTTCTTCATTAACCCTTGTTTCTGTGGTAGTTGATACTTCATTAGAATGGGTCTTTCCATTTACCTCAGCTATCTGATTATTTTCGGAGTGATTATTCTTTTTAAATTTTTTCTTTTCCTGCCAACGCCGATGCTTATGCATCTTTCTTTTCATGACATATGCCGCTTCAATAATCCCCTCAATTTTTTCATAGAAATAAATATAATTATTGCTATCAAGCGGCTCGATGGCTACACTGCGCTGGCAGGAAAGGACTCCCGTTAGCCATTGCCACAATGTTTCCCTGACCTCATTTAAATGGTAACATTCAAAAAAGTCATCCAGAACCGGCAAGGGATCACGCTTTTGGTCTTTGGTAAGACGCAGCGGTTGATTGTACCATTGGGGATGTTTGTTGTAGGTTTTGCCAATGAAGGTTATCCCAGGTTGGGATGAGTTTAATGGCTCATTCATGTGAAAGAATTTAGGTTACATGATATAGTTTGATGAGCCTGAGGAGGTAGGTTTGGGAACGAATTAAAACGGGCCAAATAGAGTGAATATAAAAAAGGGTTGATGCCTACCGCCCCTGCCACACAGGCCCTGAGAAGCCCCCTACCATATGGTAGGCGAATGCGAAGGAGCAAAATAGGCCCAACCCTATATTGTAAATATAGAGATTGGGCTTCACTTACTCTCGCATTTATTGAATTTCTCAGGTTCGTGTGGCGAGACTCGTGAATAAAACCTCTTGTCAGAGGTAGTTTCCAATTGTACACAAAGATAGATAAAATTTCATCATTTGGTCGAATTCGACCAAATACTTTTCCACAAATGTATCCATCTTACTTTTTTAAGAAGCACTATGGATACAAAGACTAAAGAACAAATCAGAAAGCAATTTGGAGAATACCTTCAACGGCACCGTGAGAATGTTTTAAAAATAAAGAGTGTACGGGAATTGTCGTTTACTTCCAATATTGATAATAGTAAGCTCAGTAAAATTGAAAAAGGGCAGGTAAATTTTGGGTTTGACAACTTATTGGAGATTGCAGTAACCTATAAACTTACGCAGAAGGAAATCCTTGGTTTTGCCTTGAAAACCTTAAAAGACTTGGAAAATTCTTGACAAAGAATCGGAGTTGTTTACCTTATGGAATATATAATTACTGATTACAAGTCTTAATCAATAGATATCTACAATTAAAATTGATCCAGAAGGTTTGAAAAAAGTAAACCAAAATGCTACGACAAGAACTACAATCCTATTTTGACAAGGTTTACCCTGGTTCTCAAATCATCACACAACATACGCTTGGAGGCCAGGTCCATATCAGATTCGAACTTGGAGAGGGCTTTCCAAACGGTTCAACCGAAAGAGTAAATCAAGGGACGGAAAGAGCAATGACTCTTTTTACGGATACTTTTAAAGATCCGGATAATGAGATTTTTGTATTAATTTATGAATACCAGGATTCAAACATCTTCGAAGTAGACAGGAAATATTTATATAAACAATTTCCCAGTCATCTATTTAATGGATTTTATAATCAGTTAAAATCCGTAAACAGCTGCATGATCATAAAAGATGAAAATGGGAATGAGGCCATGGAAAAATATGAAGCAAGAATAATTATCGGAAAATTGCCTGTCAAAGATATCAATATCAGGAATATACTAAATGGAATTGGAAATACTGAAATGGGAATTGATTCCGGCATTGACCAAAGTATATACTTTTTTGACCCACTAACCGACAAAGGATTTCATATGTATGACGACAGGGGCTGCTATGTATGGAGTAATAGTGCAGATAAAATCCGCGACATTTATATTAATAGAAATAATTGGATAGTCGATTACCATAGGCCGGAAATTGATGAATACTTTAATAAATGATAAGTAAAGAAATAGATGAAAAATTGGGTATTAATATTTATGCTACCCGTATTGGTTGCAGGTTGCAAAACGGACAAAAAAGATACATCTAAACTGAATATAGTTCTTTACGGCTACGATTCTATCGCCTGTTATTATGGGAATAGTATTGAATTGACGGATTTGAGATATGGAAAAATAACCGACTCACAATTCATGGATACGATTTTAACTAATGCAAGAGACCGAAAACCGGGTCTGATTGTGTTAAAGCCTGGAGATGGAGCCTCAGTCCTTGGAAATTGGGAACAACTGGATACACTATTTAAAATAAATAATTTTGAGAACAGAAAAATAGACACGCTTGACGAAAAAGAACAGAAATTCTTTAATACTACATCGATAATTCCCTGGCTGAAAGAACATGAAAAGCCATTGAACCTTTTTTTACCAAAGGAAGAAAATGAGCATATTGTTGTTCCAACAGACAAAACACTGGTAGTTCTTATTCTTAATGAGCAGGAAGCATACGCCTATAATGGAGCTGTAATGAAAAATGGAAGAAAATACTCCTATGAAGAACTGGGATTATGCCTGAGAACAAAGAAATCACGTTCTGGCTTTCTTGCTGTACTCAAGCCTGGCGAAAAATGTTCTTACAAAAGTACTGTAGATATGCTAGACTTAATGACGCTCCATAAGGTAAAGAATTATAAAATGGAATCCCCTACTAAAGAGGAACAGACTCTTATTGATGAACTGTTAGAAACAAAAGTTGAATAAGCTGATATACTATGAGTACCTATGTCATCGGAGATCTACATGGACAATATCAATCTCTTAAACAGTGCCTGGCCAGATGCAATTTTGATTATAATCAGGATACGCTTATCCAGTTAGGTGATGTAGTTGATGGCGGAGACGAAGTTTTTGATTGTGTGGAAGAGCTTTTAAAAATAAAAAATCTTGTAACACTAAAAGGCAATCACGATGATTGGTTCCTGGATTTTATCAAGACAGGGTTCCATCCGGCAGCCTGGGCTTATGGGGGCGTTAGTACTATTAATTCGTATGCAACAAAGGCGGGAAAAGTTCCGGTTACCAGAAAAACACGTCAGGGATACAAAACATCATTCAATCCTGAGGACATTCCAATAGCACACAGACAATTTTTTGAAAGCCAAAGACTCAATCATATTGACAAAAACAACAACTGTTTTGTCCATGCTGGTTTTAATCCTTTTCAGCCTTTTCATGAGCAACCCGCCACAATTTTTTACTGGGATAGAATCCTATGGCAATCTGCAATGAATTGGCAAACAAAAGCAAATCAAAACAGCGAGATTGAACCATTTGGGATAGTTACAAAATTCAATAATATATTTATTGGGCATACTAACACAATGCTATGGGGAATAGACAAGCCATTAAAGGCTGCTAATATTTATAATATTGATACCGGAGCCTCCAAAGGCGGAAAATTAACGATCATGAATGTTGACAGTAAGCATTTTTGGCAATCTGAGTAATTTGCTACCAGATATTTAAAGTCTTGTAATAATGACCACGAAAAACTCAAAGCTTTATCATCTGTTTTTAGTTTTAGCTATTCTTAATTTCGCCGCATTTTATTTATTAGCTGGCAAATCTGTACTTACTATACATTCCGAAAATAAAGGTACATGGGATGACAAAATTTTCAATTATTATATCAGTATATCCATACTTATTTTGTTGATATGGTTATCATACTGGATTGTTAGAAAGAAACCAACTTCACGGAATCTGACCTTGCTACACATATTTATAACATTTATCACTGCCTTTATCCTGCCAGAAGTAATAAATAATTTTTTTAATCCAATGCCAAGACGATATTTAGACTATGGCAACGGTTTTAAATTTTCAGACTTATATGGCGAAATGACGTTAACGTTTTGGATTGTTGGAATTTTATTATTGACAAGTGAATTACTGTTAATCACAAATCTCCAACAGCAAGCCAAGAAAACTGCCCTCCTTAATATGGAGTTTTAAAATGCTTTAATACCACAATTATATGATCGTTCCATGCAATACCGGCGACTTTTCAACTATCTACGATATTATCAATGACGGCGCCAGCGCCTACAAAGGCATTATTCCGGCTGACCGCTGGCATGAACCCTATATGTCGATCACAGAACTTCAAACACAAATCAGGGAAGGCGTGCAATTCTGGTGCTATAAAACTGAGGAAATAATTGAAGGAGTGATGGGTATCCAGTTCAAAGAGGATGTAACATTGATACGCCATGCTTATGTCAGAACAGCAAAAAGAAACAGCGGGATTGGTGGCAAGCTATTTGCTCATTTGCGTAGTATCGCGAATACACGGATTTTGATTGGGACTTGGGCGGATGCAAAGTGGGCAATCGCGTTTTATGAAAAACATGGGTTTCGTTTAGTCACTGAGCAAGAAAAGAATTCATTATTACGCCGGTATTGGAACATCCCGGAACGTCAGGTGGAAACTTCAGTGGTTCTTACAAGCGTTTAATAACAAACTAAGTTAATTTTCTATATTTTTAAAAGACTCTGGCAAACCTGCTTTTTTTAGAAACTCCGATGCCATCTCCCTTTTCTTAACGAAGTAGGGATCATTGACATAATCCTTTGCAGCCTTTGGATATACTCTTTTAACTACACTAGTTTGCTTCCCCTTTTTAATGTGTTTCATGACTTAAATTTTAAACTTCAAATTTAAATATAGATTAAGCCAGACCGTAATATAGTTGGCCAGTTGGTGACTGGCCAATTATATCTTGCTCTTTATCTGCATTTTACAATTGGGCCTTCGGCAACGGCCCAATTTGTAAACAATGGTACAACTCTACCTTTTAAATCCTATTCTATCCCTATCTTCCCATTTCCTTTGTTCCGCTTTCTCATCCAGCAAGTTTTCCAGGGCATCATAAATTTGGTTGAGTTGAACATCATGTTCGCCTAAGCGCTCTTTAATTTGTTTTAATTGTTCTACCAGGTCGTTTTCCTATAAACAACCCGTCTTATTTGAATAAAAGCTCTCATGATAGCAATGTTCATGTTTATTGCCCGATCACTATTTAGTATACCGCTGAGCATAGCAACGCCCTGTTCAGTAAAAGCATAGGGCAACGCACTATTGGGGCGCCTACTTGGGTATGTCATCACAAATTGTGATGACATACTTCTCTGTGAACTCTCCATCTGCAATCTTAAACCTTCCCATTCGTCTTTCGTTAGTTGAAACATAAAATCGGCAGGGAAACGCTTTCCATTCCGCTTAACAGACTGGTTAAATATTCTTGTTTCTACATCGTAAAGGGCAGCCAGATCTCTGTCAAGCATCACCCTTTCGCCTCTTATTTCATAAATTCTATTTTGAATACTTTGAATAATTTCCATTTTACTTTATTTAAACTGTAAAAAAGTTTCTGTCCGCTCAGGCAACGATCAACCAAGTCAGTTGTCAAGTAGTCCTTGACAACTGAAATCTAATTGTTCCTGGTTAACCATCCGAGCAACCACATATCGGCTTTTAGTAATGCTTGATTTAATATCTAGCAATAACTGGGTATAATGTTGATTAACCTGCATAGCGTATTGATTATTGATTAATGTCTTTATTTAAAACAGCTGAATTATCAGTTTGTACTAACCGCATCCCATCCCTCTTTATCCACAATTCCTTTATTTTATTAGCCGCCTCTTGCGGTGAAATGCGGATGTATTTATAAAAATCCTTTGTTCGCTTATGGCCGCTGATCTTCATGATCAGCTCAACCGGAGTACCGGCCAGGAATTCATTGGTGCAAAATGATCGGCGGGCAGTATGCGAAGTGATCCAGTCGTATTTGGGTTTAATGACCTCAATACTTTTATTTCCTTTTTTGTAGGAGAATTTAATAGAGCGGTTTAATCCAGCCAGTTTGCCAATGGTTTTAATGTGCCGGTTAAATTCCGGATTGGTAAGCGCGGGTATGCGCTCCCTGAACTGTCTAGTAAAGATGTGCTTCGCTTCTTCCCGCAAGGGAATGATTACCCAGTGATCTGATTTTTCCTGCTTCTTATACAGCATATCCCGTTGCAGGTCTTCCGGCTTTAAGGTACTGAAGTCGGAGAAACGCAAGCCTGTCAGGCAAGCCAGCACGAACAGATCCCGGTATTCGACCAGGTAAGGATGGTCAGAAAGATCAGTCTGATAAATGGCTATTATTTCCTGATGGGTTAAATAAATGGCATCGCTTTCTTCTTCGGGGATTTTAAAATCAGTGAGGTCGATTGGCGCAATGATCTTTCGTTTCACCCGATCTTTTAGAAAGCCGCGCAGGTGTTTAATGGTTTTACCAATGGTGTTCAACTTTAATCCCGTTAATACCTCCTGGCGGCGCATATGCACATGTTCAAAAGTGAGGTAGTCAATAAAGTCGTGATAGAAATTAAAGTCGAAACTGGCAAAGTTGATCTTTTCCTGTCTATACCTTTCAAATGCCTGCAAATGCCCCTTTACGTTTGAATAAACAGTCAGCGTAGCCTTGCTTACTTTCCTCTCTTTGGTTTTGATATACTCGTCAAACTGGTAATAGATGTCATGCTTGGCTTCTTTCTTGGCCGTTTCCTGTTTGGCAACCGTAACGATGCGCTCATCGAGGGCTTTTACATCAAGGGAGGGAGAAAACGCTTTCTTTACAAACGCACCTTTG
The Niastella koreensis GR20-10 genome window above contains:
- a CDS encoding helix-turn-helix domain-containing protein, translated to MDTKTKEQIRKQFGEYLQRHRENVLKIKSVRELSFTSNIDNSKLSKIEKGQVNFGFDNLLEIAVTYKLTQKEILGFALKTLKDLENS
- a CDS encoding DUF3885 domain-containing protein, translated to MLRQELQSYFDKVYPGSQIITQHTLGGQVHIRFELGEGFPNGSTERVNQGTERAMTLFTDTFKDPDNEIFVLIYEYQDSNIFEVDRKYLYKQFPSHLFNGFYNQLKSVNSCMIIKDENGNEAMEKYEARIIIGKLPVKDINIRNILNGIGNTEMGIDSGIDQSIYFFDPLTDKGFHMYDDRGCYVWSNSADKIRDIYINRNNWIVDYHRPEIDEYFNK
- a CDS encoding metallophosphoesterase; this encodes MSTYVIGDLHGQYQSLKQCLARCNFDYNQDTLIQLGDVVDGGDEVFDCVEELLKIKNLVTLKGNHDDWFLDFIKTGFHPAAWAYGGVSTINSYATKAGKVPVTRKTRQGYKTSFNPEDIPIAHRQFFESQRLNHIDKNNNCFVHAGFNPFQPFHEQPATIFYWDRILWQSAMNWQTKANQNSEIEPFGIVTKFNNIFIGHTNTMLWGIDKPLKAANIYNIDTGASKGGKLTIMNVDSKHFWQSE
- a CDS encoding GNAT family N-acetyltransferase, producing MIVPCNTGDFSTIYDIINDGASAYKGIIPADRWHEPYMSITELQTQIREGVQFWCYKTEEIIEGVMGIQFKEDVTLIRHAYVRTAKRNSGIGGKLFAHLRSIANTRILIGTWADAKWAIAFYEKHGFRLVTEQEKNSLLRRYWNIPERQVETSVVLTSV
- a CDS encoding ORF6N domain-containing protein, whose translation is MEIIQSIQNRIYEIRGERVMLDRDLAALYDVETRIFNQSVKRNGKRFPADFMFQLTKDEWEGLRLQMESSQRSMSSQFVMTYPSRRPNSALPYAFTEQGVAMLSGILNSDRAINMNIAIMRAFIQIRRVVYRKTTW
- a CDS encoding site-specific integrase, producing MLLPIRAICRSKRVKKDGTAPIFLQYCYSRTKRTLLSTGIAIPPEYWQKKQLRISPQLPPEIGDAVKLNDELLRQKRLVEDLVAEAARKQITDKGAFVKKAFSPSLDVKALDERIVTVAKQETAKKEAKHDIYYQFDEYIKTKERKVSKATLTVYSNVKGHLQAFERYRQEKINFASFDFNFYHDFIDYLTFEHVHMRRQEVLTGLKLNTIGKTIKHLRGFLKDRVKRKIIAPIDLTDFKIPEEESDAIYLTHQEIIAIYQTDLSDHPYLVEYRDLFVLACLTGLRFSDFSTLKPEDLQRDMLYKKQEKSDHWVIIPLREEAKHIFTRQFRERIPALTNPEFNRHIKTIGKLAGLNRSIKFSYKKGNKSIEVIKPKYDWITSHTARRSFCTNEFLAGTPVELIMKISGHKRTKDFYKYIRISPQEAANKIKELWIKRDGMRLVQTDNSAVLNKDINQ